The proteins below are encoded in one region of Peptoniphilus sp. GNH:
- the mraY gene encoding phospho-N-acetylmuramoyl-pentapeptide-transferase, which translates to MNFNDILPGLFAFGVALLIGPMIIKWLKTLHAGQSIREEGPKSHLKKGGTPTIGGLIFLFSSTLSLLVFRLLDKTGLLLLFSTMIFALIGFIDDYIKVIKKRNLGLTSKQKLILQIIASLLVIGVHNYLFEDPTSIYIPIINKYWDMSLFYIPFMLFVVVGTVNSTNLTDGLDGLSSSVTIVVMIFSCLLAQKLGDESTKNFSIVFAGGLLGFLVFNAYPARVFMGDTGSLALGGAVSCICMILKLPLLLPILGAVYFLETLSVIIQVLVFQKTGKRVFIMSPLHHHFEGKGWNEKKVVRYFCMAAIVFGILAYLMVK; encoded by the coding sequence ATGAATTTTAATGATATTTTGCCGGGGCTTTTTGCCTTTGGTGTGGCCCTATTAATAGGACCGATGATAATAAAATGGTTAAAAACTTTGCACGCTGGGCAATCGATAAGAGAAGAGGGCCCCAAGTCCCACTTAAAAAAGGGAGGGACTCCCACAATAGGCGGACTTATCTTCCTTTTTTCCAGCACATTGAGTTTGCTAGTCTTTAGACTTTTAGACAAAACAGGGCTTTTGCTTCTTTTTTCGACTATGATATTTGCCCTAATAGGTTTTATTGATGATTATATAAAAGTAATAAAAAAAAGAAACTTAGGACTTACGTCCAAGCAGAAGTTGATTCTTCAAATTATTGCTAGTTTATTAGTGATAGGAGTTCACAATTATTTGTTCGAAGATCCTACTAGCATATATATTCCGATCATAAATAAATATTGGGATATGTCCTTATTCTATATACCTTTTATGCTTTTTGTAGTGGTGGGGACAGTAAATTCAACCAATTTGACAGATGGCTTGGATGGACTTTCATCTTCTGTAACCATTGTTGTAATGATTTTTTCTTGCCTTTTGGCTCAAAAGTTGGGAGACGAGAGCACAAAAAACTTTTCGATAGTATTTGCCGGAGGACTCTTGGGATTTTTGGTATTTAATGCCTATCCAGCGAGAGTATTCATGGGAGATACGGGGTCTTTGGCCCTGGGCGGTGCTGTATCTTGTATATGTATGATTTTAAAACTGCCCTTATTACTTCCTATCTTGGGAGCTGTATATTTTTTAGAAACCCTCTCTGTAATAATTCAGGTTTTAGTATTCCAAAAAACTGGCAAGAGAGTTTTTATAATGAGCCCCTTGCATCACCACTTTGAGGGCAAGGGTTGGAATGAAAAAAAAGTAGTCAGATATTTTTGTATGGCAGCTATTGTATTTGGAATTTTGGCATATTTGATGGTGAAGTAA